A stretch of the Aegilops tauschii subsp. strangulata cultivar AL8/78 chromosome 4, Aet v6.0, whole genome shotgun sequence genome encodes the following:
- the LOC141021712 gene encoding uncharacterized protein: MAFADEYQGVEAHGNTKLHVIHTNDKKQKPALYQLSIGKKHPVLLFQLSATERCTVFDNFLADPRYTFAGFSIDGDKKRLERVNLEVTNLVDIQKEWRVPEATKELDSLGDVSSMLIDDYYNNMKKKITDDEHKRWATLPLSMRHIEYAAKDAYAAYEIWNRITLTQDGLRRAKLEKEEPPKKRTRSSWGWGDADW, from the exons ATGGCGTTCGCCGACGAGTACCAGGGCGTGGAGGCCCACGGCAACACCAAGTTGCACGTCATCCACACCAACGACAAGAAGCAG AAACCCGCCCTCTACCAACTCTCCATCGGCAAGAAACACCCGGTGCTGCTCTTCCAACTGAGCGCCACTGAAAGGTGCACCGTCTTCGACAACTTCCTCGCCGACCCCAGGTACACCTTTGCAGGCTTCTCCATCGACGGCGACAAAAAAAGGCTAGAGCGCGTCAATCTGGAGGTCACCAACTTGGTCGACATCCAGAAGGAGTGGAGGGTGCCCGAGGCAACCAAGGAGTTGGACTCCCTTGGAGACGTCTCCAGCATGCTCATCGACGACTACTACaacaacatgaagaagaagatcacCGACGACGAGCACAAGCGCTGGGCCACCCTGCCTCTGTCCATGAGGCACATCGAGTACGCGGCAAAGGACGCCTACGCAGCGTACGAGATATGGAACCGCATCACCCTCACCCAGGACGGGCTTCGCCGTGCAAAGCTGGAGAAGGAGGAGCCCCCCAAGAAGCGCACCAGGAGCAGCTGGGGATGGGGAGACGCTgactggtga